The following proteins are encoded in a genomic region of Papaver somniferum cultivar HN1 unplaced genomic scaffold, ASM357369v1 unplaced-scaffold_10, whole genome shotgun sequence:
- the LOC113326164 gene encoding uncharacterized protein LOC113326164 gives MNGHELVWNKCDNKQQRAVCVNCERRRNETGCDAEIPCPYDLAAQFKRDTKVTIAYHTAWRARVMVLEKLYGSYEKSYQQVPNFCEMVKGWKAGCRRVIGLDACHLNGKFGGVMLCATGLDGQNGLVMLGIMVCRNETIENWKIFLGDLKPLVDEDGVRICFISDKQKGILEGVDYHFPLDEHRYCFRHLLANFKKTYKSFSLQNHLWNAAKCYKKKHFEEHMAKMKAENADAAWYLLKEEKPQTWSRSHFEKDSKCEHLNNNFSESFNNMAKKMRDKPICKLGLMYGDLVMNTWYKRRNESAKWRDGDIVPKAMKLIEKMIALNPNFKLVPAVKYKVYEVISVHEEVFIVDLEKKLCSCLQWELRGFPCQHDVCALAPMRPNWAEYCSPYYTVDYYKKTYAPDFNLLEGVANWIEPEKPEMMKTPVDIRKPGRPRKKRILSYDEPRGQKKARRCSRCKNEGQYSSNCVGGPVGGNPKGFKPRTCVDGTKQTTVEAPPKRKYKAKAAANSGGASAANSQPCASRSKTQTSVAQSSQPAATYSAKSKGVMRKEGDESCSQPSFSQHNTHVGSVSNNITFTAPNPKGKKRAKKYMKL, from the exons ATGAATGGACATGAATTGGTATGGAATAAATGTGATAATAAGCAACAAAGAGCAGTATGTGTTAATTGTGAGAGAAGACGGAAT GAGACAGGTTGTGATGCAGAAATACCTTGTCCATATGACTTAGCAGCACAATTTAAAAGGGACACAAAGGTCACCATTGCATACCATACTGCATGGAGGGCAAGGGTTATGGTGTTGGAGAAGCTATATGGGAGTTATGAGAAGAGTTACCAACAAGTTCCTAACTTTTGTGAAATGGTTAAG GGGTGGAAGGCTGGCTGTAGAAGGGTCATTGGCTTGGATGCTTGTCACTTGAATGGAAAGTTTGGTGGTGTGATGCTATGTGCAACAG GTCTGGATGGTCAGAATGGCTTAGTTATGCTAGGTATAATGGTGTGTAGGAATGAAACCATAGAAAATTGGAAGATTTTCCTTGGAGATTTGAAGCCTCTGGTAGATGAAGATGGTGTGCGTATCTGTTTCATCTCAGACAAGCAAAAGGGAATCTTGGAGGGTGTTGACTATCACTTTCCTTTAGATGAACACAGATATTGTTTTAG GCACTTGCTTGCAAACTTCAAGAAGACCTACAAGAGTTTTAGTTTGCAGAATCATCTTTGGAATGCAGCTAAATGTTACAAGAAAAAGCATTTTGAG GAACATATGGCCAAGATGAAGGCTGAGAATGCTGATGCTGCTTGGTATCTcttgaaagaagaaaaaccaCAAACCTGGTCCAGGTCCCATTTCGAAAAAGACAGCAAATGTGAGCACCTTAATAATAACTTTTCTGAGTCCTTCAACAATATGGCAAAGAAGATGAGGGATAAGCCCATCTGCAAGTTAGGCCTGATGTATGGAGATCTGGTGATGAATACTTGGTATAAGAGAAGAAATGAGTCTGCAAAATGGAGAGATGGTGACATagttcctaaagcaatgaagttGATAGAAAAGATGATAGCTTTGAATCCTAATTTTAAGTTGGTTCCAGCTGTGAAGTACAAAGTCTATGAAGTGATTAGTGTGCATGAAGAAGTTTTTATTGTGGATCTTGAGAAGAAACTTTGTAGTTGTTTGCAATGGGAGTTAAGGGGATTTCCATGCCAGCATGATGTATGTGCTTTGGCTCCAATGAGACCTAACTGGGCTGA GTATTGTAGCCCTTACTACACAGTGGACTACTACAAGAAGACATATGCTCCTGACTTCAATCTACTAGAGGGTGTAGCTAACTGGATAGAG CCAGAAAAACCAGAAATGATGAAGACACCAGTAGACATTAGAAAGCCAGGCAGGCCAAGGAAAAAGCGGATATTGTCATATGATGAACCAAGAGGTCAGAAGAAGGCTAGAAGATGTAGTAGGTGTAAAAATGAAGGTCAATACTCATCAAATTGTGTTGGTGGTCCAGTTGGAGGAAATCCTAAGGGATTCAAGCCTAGAACATGTGTTGATGGCACAAAGCAGACAACAGTTGAAGCTCCACCAAAGAGAAAGTACAAAGCTAAAGCTGCTGCAAATTCTGGAGGTGCATCTGCTGCAAATTCTCAACCTTGTGCTAGCAGATCTAAGACGCAAACAAGCGTTGCTCAATCTTCCCAACCAGCTGCAACATATTCTGCAAAATCCAAAGGTGTCATGAGAAAGGAAGGTGATGAATCTTGCTCTCAGCCCAGTTTCAGTCAGCACAACACCCATGTTGGATCTGTTAGCAACAACATAACCTTTACAGCTCCAAACCCAAAAGGAAAGAAGAGAGCAAAGAAGTATATGAAGCTTTAG